One window of the Devosia sp. 2618 genome contains the following:
- a CDS encoding MFS transporter yields the protein MNKSTTLAVASSASAFLIVLTAANLRPALTTVGPLLEQIRQDAGITLSAAGLLNSLALLALGLFAPLGHFARRFGADRVLFAALLMLVTGLAIRSLGSVAALFGGTLLLGAGIAIGNVLVPSIIKRDFPHRVHGMTSIYAVSLGVTAGIASGLAIPLAGFLPGGWRSALAIWAIPALIAAIAWMPRAFRAVPNHHHAAHAAPVVLWRSSVAWAVTGFMGLQSLLFYVIISWFPTILQGQGFTPAASGWMLTAYQLVALAVSAAVPVIIGRLRNQSLFAALASLAIAVGMLGYLAVPSAIYLWMVLLGLGGGCCLTLALSFIGLRAADHHEAAVLSIMAQSLGYILAATGPFSFGLLHDLSGSWTPSLALLAALAIVQAAVGYYAGRAVTASGR from the coding sequence GTGAACAAGAGTACCACCCTTGCCGTTGCGTCTTCCGCGTCGGCTTTTCTGATCGTTTTGACAGCCGCGAACCTCCGCCCGGCACTCACCACAGTCGGCCCGCTTCTCGAGCAGATCCGTCAGGACGCCGGAATTACCCTCTCCGCAGCCGGGTTGCTCAACAGCCTGGCCTTGCTGGCGCTCGGTCTGTTCGCTCCCCTGGGTCATTTTGCGCGGCGCTTCGGGGCGGATAGAGTACTGTTCGCCGCGCTGCTGATGCTCGTGACCGGATTGGCCATCAGGTCACTTGGCTCGGTTGCAGCGCTATTTGGCGGCACGCTTTTGCTTGGCGCCGGGATTGCGATTGGCAACGTGCTGGTGCCGAGCATCATCAAGCGCGACTTCCCGCACCGCGTCCACGGCATGACCTCGATCTACGCAGTGTCCTTGGGCGTGACGGCAGGGATTGCATCGGGGCTTGCCATTCCGCTGGCGGGCTTTCTTCCCGGTGGCTGGCGCTCGGCCCTCGCCATCTGGGCAATTCCTGCGCTGATCGCCGCCATAGCCTGGATGCCGCGCGCTTTTCGTGCGGTCCCCAACCACCATCACGCGGCTCATGCCGCGCCGGTTGTCCTCTGGCGCTCAAGCGTCGCATGGGCTGTGACAGGATTCATGGGGCTACAGTCGCTGCTGTTTTACGTGATCATCTCTTGGTTCCCCACCATTTTGCAGGGACAGGGTTTCACGCCCGCAGCTTCGGGATGGATGCTGACCGCATATCAACTGGTGGCCCTGGCCGTCAGCGCCGCCGTGCCGGTCATCATCGGGCGGCTGCGAAACCAGAGCCTCTTTGCAGCTTTAGCATCGCTCGCCATCGCAGTCGGAATGCTGGGCTACCTCGCCGTCCCAAGCGCGATCTATCTCTGGATGGTTCTGCTCGGTCTGGGTGGCGGATGTTGCCTGACCCTGGCGCTCTCCTTCATCGGCCTGCGCGCGGCCGACCACCACGAAGCCGCCGTCTTGTCGATCATGGCGCAATCGCTCGGCTATATCCTCGCTGCAACAGGCCCCTTCAGCTTCGGCCTGTTGCACGACCTATCTGGAAGCTGGACCCCATCCCTCGCGCTTCTCGCTGCCTTGGCAATTGTTCAAGCCGCTGTCGGATATTACGCCGGTCGGGCCGTGACTGCATCCGGCCGCTGA
- a CDS encoding VOC family protein: MAIKRMDNVGIVVDDLDATIDFFRDLGLELEGRANVEGEWAGRVTGLGDQQVEIAMMRTPDGQSRLELSRFLTPPIVSDHRNAPVNALGYLRVMFTIDNIDATLAKLTPRGAELVGEVVRYQDIYKLCYIRGPGGLLIGLAEELG, encoded by the coding sequence ATGGCGATCAAACGTATGGACAATGTTGGCATCGTGGTCGACGACCTCGACGCGACCATCGACTTCTTCCGCGACCTCGGCCTTGAGCTTGAAGGACGCGCCAACGTCGAAGGCGAATGGGCCGGCCGTGTCACGGGCCTGGGCGATCAGCAGGTCGAGATCGCCATGATGCGCACCCCGGACGGCCAAAGCCGTCTCGAACTCTCCCGGTTCCTGACGCCGCCCATCGTCTCCGACCACCGCAACGCCCCCGTCAACGCCCTCGGCTATCTCCGCGTCATGTTCACCATCGACAACATCGACGCCACGCTCGCCAAACTAACCCCTCGCGGCGCGGAACTGGTCGGCGAGGTCGTTCGATACCAAGACATCTACAAACTCTGCTACATCCGCGGCCCCGGTGGGCTGCTGATTGGATTGGCGGAGGAACTTGGGTGA